The genomic segment GATTATTTAAAAGATGAAAGAATTTAGAAATAAATTTTAATATTTCTAAATTCTTATTTTAAATTAAAGCAAAAAAAATAACTTGTTTAATAGATACAATAGAAGTTTAAAAAAACTCTATTGTATTTTTTCCTTGTTTTTTTGCACTATACATTGCTGTATCAGCTTGTTTTATTATATCTTGAACACTAACACTTGAATCACTAAACAAAGTTATTCCAATACTTGGAGTTGAAACATTCACATGACCTTGTAGATGAGTTATACTATTTAATGCCTCTTTTATCTTCTCAGCTAAAAAATTTATATTTCTTCTAGCATCTGCTATATTATTTCCTAAATTATCTAGTAAAACTATAAACTCATCTCCACCAATTCTAGAAACTGTATCTTCATCTCTTACACACTCTTTTAATTTTTTAGCAACTGTAATTAAAAGAACATCACCAATATCATGTCCTAAAGTATCATTTACCTCTTTAAAATTATCTAAATCTATAAAAATCAGACCACCGAAAATATTGTGTCTTACTGTTTTTGTAATTGCTCTTTCTATTCTATCTGTTAAAAGAAGTCTATTTGGAAGTCCTGTTAAATTATCATGAGTTGCCTGATACTCTAAAATTTTCTCTTTATCTTTTTGTTCACTAATATCCATATAATGAGCAAGATAATTTGTAATATCGTCATTCTCATCTCTTATTACAGATATTGTTGCTCTTAAAGCAATAATTTCTCCATCAGCTTTTCTATTATATAAATCACCTGTCCAAGTACCATTTATTTTTAAATCATTCCACAATCTATCTATTAAAACTTTATCTTGATGAGCTGTTTTAAAGATTCTTGGATTTTCTCCCAATAATTCTTCTTTCGAGTAAGACATAATTTTACAAAATGCTTGGTTTACTTTTATTATTTTATTTTTATCATCAGTGATTAACATAGGTGAAGATGAATCAAAAGCATAAGATGAAAGTTTTAATTCATTATCTTGCTTCATTCTTCTCTCTTCATAATCTATTTTTTCTAAACAGTTTGTAATATCAAGAACAAGCTTATCAAAAAGTATCTCAGCTTCACTATCAAAAAAGTCTAATTCATTTGAATATAAAATCAATACAGCAACAACTTTATTAAACTTTTTTATTGGAAAAGTTGCCATTGAGTTTATATTAAACTCATTTGCCTTACTATAAAAAACTGATACATTTTCAGCTTTAAAATCATTTATTACAATATTAGACTCTCTTTTTATTGTTTTTGATATTATATTTTCTTGTGAAAAATCTATAAATTTATCTGCGTGTTTTATTACAATATCTTTATACTCACTATTTTTAGCAATAATTTGTTTATTTTCTAAATCATAAATAAAATTAAAAGTGAGATTTTTACTATCTCCTAAAAGTTCACTAATATCAAAATATAAATCATCTTTTTTTAATGTTTTTGATAAAAACTTATTTGTATGATTTAAAAGTTCATATATATTTTTATGTTTTTGTATTTTTAAAAATGAGTCTTGTTCTTCAAAAATTATTCTTCTTAAAATAAAAAATAGTGGAACTAAAGTAAAAATACAAAAGAAAAAGAAAAGATAACTTAAATTTTTTTCAAATTTAACTTTTTCTTCAAACTCTTTTAACTCTGTTGATAAAGAGTAAAGTGTAAAATTAAAACTATTTGATAGTTTTTCAATACTATTTTTTCCAACAATAATATCTTCTAATTTTAAAAGTTCTTGTTGAAAATTTGTGCTTTGCATTTTAAATCTCAATAGAAAAAGAGTATCTACCAAAGACTTATGTACAGCATTATAATGTTTTTTTATACTATCTTCATCTGTTTCATCTTTTAAAACTTTTCTTCTAAACTCTTCGAGGTTAAAAAAAGACAATTTTAAGTGTGATAAATAATCTTTCCATTTAGATTTCCATGGTAAAGCATCAATTAAACTATTAAATTTATCTATTTTTTGATTTGTGCTATTTTGTTGTTCAAGTAAAGAATCTAATTTTTGAGAGTCTCTA from the Aliarcobacter cryaerophilus ATCC 43158 genome contains:
- a CDS encoding diguanylate cyclase domain-containing protein, whose product is MFKNSLFSKIVLIFTMPVLGILYFSFITVMEKVDILNDFKQNEIRIDYLKESQNLILSLEKEKILSLDFIRDSQKLDSLLEQQNSTNQKIDKFNSLIDALPWKSKWKDYLSHLKLSFFNLEEFRRKVLKDETDEDSIKKHYNAVHKSLVDTLFLLRFKMQSTNFQQELLKLEDIIVGKNSIEKLSNSFNFTLYSLSTELKEFEEKVKFEKNLSYLFFFFCIFTLVPLFFILRRIIFEEQDSFLKIQKHKNIYELLNHTNKFLSKTLKKDDLYFDISELLGDSKNLTFNFIYDLENKQIIAKNSEYKDIVIKHADKFIDFSQENIISKTIKRESNIVINDFKAENVSVFYSKANEFNINSMATFPIKKFNKVVAVLILYSNELDFFDSEAEILFDKLVLDITNCLEKIDYEERRMKQDNELKLSSYAFDSSSPMLITDDKNKIIKVNQAFCKIMSYSKEELLGENPRIFKTAHQDKVLIDRLWNDLKINGTWTGDLYNRKADGEIIALRATISVIRDENDDITNYLAHYMDISEQKDKEKILEYQATHDNLTGLPNRLLLTDRIERAITKTVRHNIFGGLIFIDLDNFKEVNDTLGHDIGDVLLITVAKKLKECVRDEDTVSRIGGDEFIVLLDNLGNNIADARRNINFLAEKIKEALNSITHLQGHVNVSTPSIGITLFSDSSVSVQDIIKQADTAMYSAKKQGKNTIEFF